One region of Vallitalea okinawensis genomic DNA includes:
- a CDS encoding nitroreductase family protein has protein sequence MQYSNETMRLLYERASCRTFKDVAIPNDVLKEIIEAGCHAATGGNLQPYSIIKITSDEKKDQLVNVCGMQNIVKKAPVNLLFCIDWRRTKKWAESNDAPYTALNSYRHFWIAFQDTIIAAQNICTAADALGLGSVYIGTVESCFMELKDLCEIPEGVFPVVLLSLGYPTVYPEPRKKLGYDAIVHDEVYNDPSIDTINTYMSDKYDNKTFPLSDKNLETLLEVSKDVGGDDYAKKLVTNSKDRGYINMAQRYFALHYSANWACTGNKEFLDALRAYGFTWVDGEDMLMK, from the coding sequence ATGCAATATTCTAATGAAACTATGAGGTTACTTTATGAACGTGCTTCTTGTCGTACCTTTAAAGATGTAGCTATTCCCAATGATGTTTTGAAAGAAATCATTGAGGCAGGTTGTCATGCTGCAACAGGTGGAAATCTTCAGCCATATTCCATCATTAAGATTACTTCTGATGAAAAGAAGGATCAACTAGTTAATGTTTGTGGTATGCAAAATATCGTCAAAAAAGCCCCTGTTAATTTACTTTTTTGTATTGATTGGAGAAGGACTAAAAAATGGGCGGAATCTAATGATGCTCCTTATACAGCATTAAATAGTTACCGTCATTTCTGGATTGCTTTTCAAGATACCATCATCGCTGCACAAAACATCTGTACAGCAGCTGATGCTCTTGGATTAGGATCTGTGTACATAGGAACTGTAGAAAGTTGCTTTATGGAGTTAAAAGATTTGTGTGAGATACCAGAAGGTGTTTTCCCAGTGGTCTTATTAAGCCTTGGATACCCTACTGTCTACCCTGAACCTCGTAAGAAGCTTGGTTACGATGCAATTGTCCATGATGAGGTTTATAATGACCCATCTATTGATACAATTAACACCTACATGAGTGACAAGTATGACAACAAGACATTTCCATTAAGTGATAAGAACCTAGAAACCTTATTAGAAGTAAGTAAAGATGTAGGTGGTGACGATTATGCTAAAAAACTTGTTACCAACTCCAAAGATCGTGGATATATTAATATGGCTCAACGTTACTTTGCCCTTCATTATAGTGCTAACTGGGCATGTACAGGTAACAAGGAGTTCTTAGATGCATTAAGAGCTTATGGTTTCACTTGGGTTGATGGTGAAGACATGTTAATGAAATAA
- the mutY gene encoding A/G-specific adenine glycosylase, which translates to MKIKNIVVGIIINERGQIFIAKAKSGEGLWEFPSCLIEEHESKIVTLKKELKKVLNLDMDDALYFFQSHYQDDDYMTKYHFYILPLGTSTREIQPTVYDEYQFITIKKLEQYTFLPETEIILPIIDKIHTFIASSHVNRFKLTFSNSLLFWYNKEQRQLPWREKRDAYSIWLSEVMLQQTQVDTVIDYYKAFINRFPSVFDLAAAEEDEVLKLWEGLGYYSRAKRLKLCAMDLVDKYNGEFPKDYAKVLKLPGIGPYTAGAVLSIAYNMALPAVDGNVLRVFSRLFNDDRDIGEQKVRKLVEEKAKELLPEDRRHFNQALMELGATTCTPKNPECEICPVSDICEAKTLNRQHLLPIKAKRVKNKKLSMEVALVWYNEHLLIMKRPTEGLLANLWGMPIVERDPNKEAGLTLIEELEDTYGLEILSIQQSGTAKHVFSHRTWEMTLFDIKVKEQLEPEYPVVNWCTDEELESYALPTAFKKLLD; encoded by the coding sequence ATGAAGATAAAAAATATTGTTGTAGGTATCATAATCAACGAAAGAGGGCAAATTTTTATTGCCAAAGCTAAGTCAGGTGAAGGTCTTTGGGAATTTCCATCATGTCTAATAGAAGAACATGAGTCTAAGATAGTTACTTTGAAAAAGGAACTGAAGAAAGTACTCAACTTAGATATGGACGATGCTCTTTACTTTTTTCAAAGTCACTATCAAGACGATGACTATATGACCAAATATCATTTTTATATATTACCATTGGGTACATCAACTCGAGAAATACAACCAACTGTTTATGATGAGTATCAATTTATAACAATAAAAAAACTAGAACAGTACACTTTTTTACCTGAAACAGAAATTATCTTGCCCATCATAGACAAAATACATACTTTTATAGCTTCTTCACATGTGAATCGCTTTAAACTTACTTTCTCAAACAGCCTATTATTCTGGTATAATAAGGAACAGCGTCAATTACCTTGGCGAGAAAAAAGAGATGCCTATAGCATTTGGCTTTCAGAAGTAATGTTGCAGCAAACGCAAGTAGATACCGTTATTGATTACTATAAAGCTTTTATCAATAGATTTCCATCAGTCTTTGATTTAGCTGCCGCTGAGGAAGATGAAGTCTTAAAGCTTTGGGAAGGCTTAGGCTATTATTCAAGAGCTAAGCGACTAAAGTTGTGCGCCATGGATTTGGTAGATAAGTATAACGGTGAATTTCCTAAAGACTATGCCAAAGTCTTAAAGTTACCTGGTATTGGTCCGTATACAGCTGGTGCTGTATTGAGTATTGCCTACAATATGGCGCTACCTGCTGTTGATGGTAACGTGTTAAGAGTCTTTTCTAGGCTTTTTAATGATGATAGAGATATCGGTGAGCAAAAAGTTCGCAAGCTTGTTGAAGAGAAGGCTAAAGAACTGTTGCCAGAAGATCGCCGTCATTTTAATCAAGCATTAATGGAATTGGGAGCAACCACATGTACACCCAAAAATCCAGAGTGTGAAATCTGTCCAGTATCAGACATCTGCGAAGCAAAGACATTAAATCGTCAACATCTACTGCCTATTAAAGCAAAAAGAGTAAAAAATAAAAAACTCTCTATGGAAGTAGCTCTTGTATGGTACAATGAGCACTTATTGATTATGAAGCGCCCTACTGAAGGATTGCTTGCTAATCTATGGGGAATGCCTATTGTTGAACGTGATCCAAATAAAGAAGCCGGTCTTACACTTATAGAAGAACTGGAAGATACCTATGGGTTAGAAATCTTATCTATTCAACAATCCGGAACAGCAAAACATGTATTCTCCCATCGCACATGGGAAATGACACTTTTTGATATTAAGGTAAAGGAACAACTTGAACCCGAATACCCAGTAGTCAATTGGTGTACCGATGAAGAATTAGAGTCCTACGCTTTACCTACTGCTTTCAAAAAATTACTAGACTAA
- a CDS encoding DMT family transporter gives MKKGVLADTSLMVVAVIWGSGFIGSKMALDASYHPFAVMFLRFLIATIIIGIVFYKKLNKENFKQSLPGIIAGIFLFLGFATQTVGLLYTTPSNNAFLTATNVILVPFIGYLIFKTKPRRASLIGAFVCFIGIGILTYQGDIALSSGDLLTLSCAVFFACHIVCVGYYAKKVDAYFLVFMQMLMATLLSFIALLIFEEQPFHLYKGIEGFLAVFYLGVFSTCVAFFVQNIAQQYTSATKTAIFLSMESVFGTLFSVMLGFEPATINMVFGGILIIAAILITEIKPSLKSKKEEVRTEEVMEE, from the coding sequence ATGAAAAAAGGGGTATTAGCAGATACAAGTTTAATGGTGGTTGCGGTTATTTGGGGGAGTGGGTTTATTGGATCTAAAATGGCGTTAGATGCTTCTTATCATCCCTTTGCAGTCATGTTTTTAAGATTTTTGATAGCCACTATTATTATTGGAATAGTATTCTATAAAAAATTGAATAAAGAAAATTTTAAACAGAGTTTACCTGGAATCATCGCTGGTATATTTCTTTTCTTAGGATTTGCCACTCAGACAGTTGGATTACTCTATACCACACCATCTAATAATGCATTTTTAACAGCTACGAATGTCATTTTGGTACCTTTCATAGGTTATCTTATTTTTAAAACAAAGCCACGTCGTGCTTCATTAATAGGAGCTTTTGTTTGTTTTATTGGTATTGGTATACTAACTTATCAAGGGGATATCGCTTTATCTTCAGGTGATTTGTTAACTTTGTCTTGCGCTGTGTTTTTCGCCTGTCATATCGTTTGCGTTGGTTACTACGCGAAGAAAGTAGATGCTTATTTCTTAGTTTTTATGCAAATGCTTATGGCTACCCTACTGTCTTTTATAGCATTGCTTATTTTTGAAGAACAACCATTTCATCTTTATAAAGGAATAGAAGGTTTTCTAGCTGTCTTTTATTTAGGGGTATTTAGTACCTGTGTGGCATTCTTTGTACAAAATATTGCGCAACAATATACTTCAGCAACAAAGACAGCAATTTTCTTGTCTATGGAATCTGTTTTTGGTACCCTGTTTTCTGTTATGTTAGGGTTTGAGCCAGCTACTATCAACATGGTATTCGGAGGTATTTTGATTATCGCAGCTATTCTTATAACAGAGATTAAACCGTCATTAAAAAGTAAAAAAGAAGAAGTGCGTACTGAAGAAGTTATGGAAGAGTAA
- the gatA gene encoding Asp-tRNA(Asn)/Glu-tRNA(Gln) amidotransferase subunit GatA has protein sequence MALFKKTAHELKGLLESKEISSEELTKSYIERIDSIDQKVDAYLTVCKDQAIEKAKEIDKKRVNGDELGALAGLPIAVKDNICTKGIKTSCASKMLEEFVPPYEATVMKQLNKEDAVLLGKLNMDEFAMGGSTENSAFKVTKNPWDLERVPGGSSGGSAAAMASEQAVLTLGSDTGGSIRQPASFCGVVGMKPTYGAVSRFGLVAFASSLDQIGPLTKDVEDMALAMNAIVGHDPYDSTSAPMDYPNFAEALRNDVKDLRIAIPREYFSDGVQPEVKEAVLKAAKAYEDMGAIVGEVSMNIMDYALAAYYLISSAEASSNLARYDGVKYGMRTENFNNLLDLYKQTRDEGFGKEVKRRIMLGTYALSSGYYDAYYKKAQQVRTLIKDDFDKIFMDYHLILTPVAPTTAFKIGEKASDPIEMYMGDICTVPVNIAGLPALSMNCGFDNNGLPIGMQLVGKGFSEKKILRAAYAYEQSITKSFVRPSLG, from the coding sequence ATGGCTTTGTTTAAAAAGACTGCCCATGAGTTAAAAGGACTCTTAGAATCTAAAGAAATTAGTTCCGAAGAGTTGACCAAGTCTTATATAGAACGTATTGACAGCATTGATCAAAAAGTTGATGCGTATTTAACAGTTTGTAAAGACCAAGCAATAGAAAAAGCAAAAGAAATTGATAAGAAAAGAGTTAATGGGGATGAACTTGGAGCCTTAGCAGGTTTGCCCATAGCTGTTAAAGATAATATTTGTACAAAGGGGATAAAAACTTCTTGTGCATCAAAAATGTTAGAGGAATTTGTACCACCTTATGAAGCGACTGTTATGAAACAATTGAATAAAGAGGATGCTGTTCTCTTAGGAAAACTTAACATGGATGAATTTGCAATGGGGGGGTCTACTGAGAACTCTGCTTTTAAAGTGACTAAAAACCCATGGGATTTAGAACGTGTACCTGGTGGTTCTTCAGGAGGCTCAGCAGCTGCTATGGCTTCTGAACAAGCAGTGTTGACATTAGGTTCAGATACTGGTGGTTCTATACGTCAACCAGCAAGTTTTTGTGGTGTAGTAGGTATGAAGCCAACCTATGGTGCAGTATCTCGTTTTGGTCTTGTAGCCTTTGCATCTTCCTTGGATCAAATTGGTCCATTGACTAAAGATGTTGAGGATATGGCTTTAGCTATGAATGCTATTGTGGGACATGACCCTTATGACTCTACATCAGCACCAATGGATTACCCGAATTTTGCAGAAGCTTTACGTAACGATGTGAAAGACTTACGAATAGCTATCCCGCGAGAATACTTTTCAGATGGTGTTCAACCAGAAGTAAAGGAAGCTGTTCTTAAAGCTGCTAAAGCTTACGAAGACATGGGTGCCATCGTAGGTGAAGTGTCTATGAATATAATGGATTATGCATTGGCTGCATATTATCTTATATCATCAGCAGAAGCTTCCTCCAATTTAGCGCGTTACGACGGTGTTAAATATGGTATGCGAACAGAGAATTTTAACAACCTTTTAGATTTATATAAGCAAACAAGAGATGAAGGCTTTGGTAAAGAGGTTAAACGTAGAATTATGTTGGGGACTTATGCCTTAAGTTCGGGGTATTATGATGCTTATTATAAAAAAGCGCAGCAAGTTAGAACATTAATAAAAGATGATTTTGATAAGATTTTCATGGATTATCATTTAATCTTAACACCAGTGGCACCTACTACAGCATTTAAAATTGGTGAAAAAGCATCTGATCCTATTGAAATGTACATGGGTGATATTTGTACTGTACCTGTTAATATTGCTGGTCTCCCAGCCCTATCTATGAATTGTGGCTTTGATAACAATGGCTTACCAATTGGGATGCAATTAGTTGGTAAGGGTTTTAGCGAGAAAAAAATATTAAGAGCAGCATATGCCTATGAACAAAGTATTACAAAATCATTCGTTAGACCAAGTTTAGGATAG
- a CDS encoding Gfo/Idh/MocA family oxidoreductase — translation MKKLKVGIIGFGNGRIFHAPFIDAIEELELYKIYTRNEESKRIANELYPQTQVVSETRDIFEDDDVELVVISVPNTYHYSLAKEGLESGKHVVVEKPFTITTEEADELIALATDKNLFITTYHNRRFDSDYKTINKVLESKELGRLVEFESHYDRFRNFQRENAWREEKQPGSGILYDLGAHLIDQALALFGMPEQIYADVRIQRDGSQIDDNFEIILYYDSDLKVTLKSGMLVKAKLPKYILLGHEGSYVKYGLDPQEAALKEGRLPRNCDNWGVEDKTIWGERITEKDGSQLIKSEVGDYREFYQNIYDVIVNKVDPIVKPEEGRDVIYIIEAALKSNLAGKRINIK, via the coding sequence ATGAAGAAATTAAAAGTTGGAATTATTGGTTTTGGTAATGGAAGAATTTTTCATGCTCCTTTCATTGATGCAATAGAAGAGTTAGAGCTATATAAAATATATACACGCAATGAGGAATCTAAAAGAATTGCAAATGAACTATATCCACAGACACAGGTTGTTTCTGAGACAAGAGATATATTTGAGGACGATGATGTAGAGCTAGTGGTTATTTCTGTACCAAATACATATCACTATTCCTTAGCAAAAGAAGGTTTAGAGAGTGGCAAACATGTTGTGGTTGAAAAGCCTTTTACCATAACAACAGAAGAGGCCGATGAACTCATTGCATTGGCTACAGACAAAAATTTATTCATAACGACTTATCATAATAGACGCTTTGATAGTGACTATAAAACCATCAACAAGGTTCTGGAAAGTAAAGAATTGGGTAGACTTGTAGAGTTTGAATCACACTATGATCGTTTTAGAAACTTTCAGAGAGAGAATGCATGGCGAGAAGAAAAGCAACCAGGATCAGGTATTCTCTATGATTTAGGAGCTCACTTAATTGACCAAGCACTAGCCTTATTTGGAATGCCAGAGCAGATCTATGCGGATGTACGGATTCAAAGAGACGGTAGTCAAATAGATGATAACTTCGAGATAATACTTTACTATGATTCCGATTTAAAAGTGACACTAAAATCTGGGATGTTGGTTAAAGCTAAGTTACCTAAATACATCTTGCTTGGACATGAGGGTAGCTATGTGAAGTATGGATTAGACCCTCAAGAAGCCGCTTTAAAAGAGGGAAGACTTCCAAGAAACTGTGATAACTGGGGTGTAGAAGACAAAACTATCTGGGGTGAGCGTATAACTGAAAAAGATGGCAGTCAACTTATAAAGAGTGAGGTTGGAGATTATCGCGAATTCTACCAAAATATTTATGATGTTATTGTTAATAAGGTAGATCCAATTGTAAAACCGGAAGAAGGAAGAGACGTTATTTATATCATAGAAGCAGCATTGAAAAGTAATTTAGCAGGAAAGCGAATTAATATTAAATAA
- a CDS encoding AEC family transporter, with protein sequence MEQILFSINAVLPIFLIILLGYILKHFGLIHEAFVKQATKIVFKVSLPCMVFQSVSGVRIDELFSKDMMALATFSVIATLVIFLIATLLSLKLLKEPLSRGPFIQGIFRSNFVIIGYPLILNLFGDSGLARAALLTAFIMPLFNILAVIALTIFLPKKDDHIIKGTLLQIIKNPLIIAIFLALIFAGFQWQLPLFINQTLDYAGQLALPLSLMCIGAFFSWEKVKPSFTSALIVTGLKMVIHPILLVIIACLLGFRGDFLGIIFILFASPTAVSSFAMAEGMDNDSQLAAAIIIMTTGCAVVSIFIGVNVLTSLGLL encoded by the coding sequence ATGGAACAGATTTTATTTAGCATTAATGCAGTACTACCCATATTCCTAATCATATTATTAGGATACATACTCAAGCACTTTGGGTTGATCCATGAAGCTTTTGTTAAGCAAGCAACTAAGATTGTTTTCAAAGTAAGTTTGCCATGTATGGTTTTTCAAAGTGTTAGTGGTGTAAGAATAGATGAGTTGTTTAGTAAAGATATGATGGCATTAGCAACCTTTAGTGTAATAGCAACCTTAGTTATATTCTTAATAGCTACGCTGCTTTCACTGAAATTATTGAAGGAACCTTTATCTAGAGGACCCTTTATACAGGGGATTTTCCGTAGTAACTTTGTCATCATAGGTTATCCATTGATCCTTAATCTTTTTGGTGATTCAGGATTAGCAAGGGCCGCCTTGTTGACAGCATTTATTATGCCATTATTTAATATCCTAGCTGTTATAGCACTAACTATATTTTTACCTAAAAAAGATGATCATATCATCAAAGGGACATTACTACAGATAATAAAAAATCCGTTAATAATAGCTATATTTTTAGCATTAATCTTTGCTGGTTTTCAGTGGCAATTACCGTTATTCATTAATCAGACATTGGATTATGCTGGACAATTAGCATTACCCTTATCTTTAATGTGCATCGGTGCATTTTTTAGCTGGGAAAAAGTCAAACCGAGTTTTACCAGTGCATTAATAGTTACAGGATTAAAAATGGTCATTCATCCTATTCTTCTAGTGATCATTGCCTGTCTATTAGGATTTAGAGGTGACTTTCTAGGAATTATCTTCATATTATTTGCATCTCCAACGGCAGTCAGCAGTTTTGCCATGGCGGAAGGGATGGATAATGATAGTCAATTGGCTGCAGCTATTATTATCATGACTACAGGATGTGCAGTTGTTAGTATATTTATTGGAGTTAATGTTCTAACCTCATTAGGATTATTATAA
- a CDS encoding TIGR03943 family putative permease subunit → MTFNKNEFVWFIILLAFSILFYQLLNSGDIQHYIHPKMIIYIKFAFWAFIVLTVFQTPQIFTEDSRDHIKKGFIIFLIPLLLAFIVQPKNFNMDVIANKGFSFMYSALGLDTSEYINKNNATHDESNERIVIQPKENLNIESDMEKDDEVLTDTQMETEVDVSNDKTEKVQEDESDLNEKVSSNQQDKVNDTAVDDSNLQEAKQLIQDKENQEVSLNEIIADERELIEIQEADTFSLFLDECFFALDSMIGEEIELVGFIYREESFSENQFVISRMMISCCAADATVAGVLCEFEEASQYSDLEWIRIKGSVMSTEYKDPHMVDPAIIPVIQVESVEPAREPKNTYIYSSF, encoded by the coding sequence GTGACGTTTAATAAAAATGAATTTGTATGGTTTATTATTTTATTAGCCTTTAGTATATTATTTTATCAGCTACTTAACAGTGGTGATATACAACATTATATACATCCAAAGATGATAATTTATATCAAATTTGCTTTCTGGGCATTTATAGTACTAACAGTTTTTCAAACACCCCAAATATTTACTGAGGATTCTCGTGATCATATAAAAAAGGGATTCATCATTTTTCTTATACCTTTACTGTTAGCCTTTATTGTGCAACCTAAGAATTTTAATATGGATGTTATAGCTAACAAAGGTTTTTCATTTATGTATTCAGCTCTAGGTCTTGATACAAGTGAGTATATCAATAAAAATAATGCTACGCATGATGAGAGTAATGAGAGAATTGTTATACAACCAAAGGAAAATCTGAATATTGAGAGCGATATGGAGAAAGACGATGAAGTACTCACTGACACTCAGATGGAGACCGAAGTAGATGTTAGTAATGATAAAACTGAAAAAGTTCAAGAAGATGAAAGTGATTTAAATGAAAAAGTAAGCAGTAATCAACAGGATAAAGTTAATGATACTGCTGTAGATGATAGTAACCTTCAGGAAGCTAAGCAGCTTATTCAGGATAAAGAGAATCAAGAAGTCTCCTTAAATGAAATAATTGCTGATGAAAGAGAGTTAATAGAGATACAAGAAGCAGATACATTTAGCTTATTTTTAGATGAATGTTTCTTTGCACTTGATAGTATGATTGGCGAAGAAATTGAATTGGTGGGCTTTATATATAGAGAAGAGAGTTTTAGCGAAAATCAATTTGTTATTTCAAGAATGATGATAAGTTGTTGTGCAGCAGATGCAACAGTAGCAGGTGTCTTATGCGAATTTGAAGAAGCTAGTCAATATAGTGATTTAGAATGGATTCGTATAAAGGGAAGCGTGATGAGTACGGAGTACAAAGATCCTCATATGGTAGACCCCGCCATTATTCCAGTCATTCAAGTAGAGAGTGTTGAACCAGCTAGAGAACCAAAAAATACTTATATTTATAGTTCTTTTTAA
- a CDS encoding permease, whose amino-acid sequence MLEGFSLIFLSIIFEALPFIIIGSFVSSLITIFVKPELLIKILPRNKTLGLVMASLLGFIFPVCECAIVPIMRGLVKKGVPTYLAITFMLAVPIVNPVVLASTYYAFDNDMTMVFLRATLGIIGAILIGYIVSGLKSSEAPLLRRHHDSHGECSCSHHHEEEHSCGCGHDHHKKDKGLFAVITQVLQHTSHELYDVGKFLILGAFISALMQTFISREAILAVGSNTVTSTLVMMLLAFVLSLCSEADAFIARTFMPSFTTGSILGFLILGPMIDIKNSIMLFGSFKSKFVIKLIGIIILVCFMLAMLINILL is encoded by the coding sequence ATGTTAGAAGGATTCAGCCTGATATTTCTTAGTATTATTTTCGAGGCTCTACCATTTATTATTATTGGTTCTTTTGTTTCATCTTTGATTACAATATTTGTGAAACCTGAATTATTAATAAAAATACTTCCGCGAAATAAGACGTTGGGGTTAGTTATGGCATCTTTATTAGGCTTTATTTTCCCAGTCTGTGAATGTGCCATCGTTCCAATTATGAGAGGTCTTGTTAAAAAGGGAGTTCCTACATATTTAGCAATTACATTCATGTTAGCAGTACCCATTGTTAACCCTGTTGTTTTAGCATCTACATACTATGCATTTGATAATGATATGACAATGGTTTTCTTAAGAGCTACTTTAGGTATTATAGGAGCAATTCTTATCGGATACATAGTTAGTGGACTTAAAAGTTCAGAAGCGCCATTATTAAGGAGGCATCATGATTCACATGGTGAGTGTTCATGTAGTCATCATCATGAAGAAGAGCATTCTTGTGGTTGTGGTCATGATCATCATAAGAAAGACAAAGGATTATTTGCAGTGATAACACAAGTATTACAGCATACAAGTCACGAGCTTTATGATGTTGGAAAATTCTTAATACTGGGTGCTTTTATTTCTGCTCTTATGCAAACCTTTATATCAAGAGAAGCAATTTTAGCTGTCGGTAGTAATACAGTGACTTCTACTTTGGTTATGATGCTTCTTGCTTTTGTGCTCTCTTTATGTTCAGAAGCAGATGCATTTATTGCAAGAACTTTCATGCCAAGCTTTACAACAGGTTCTATTCTAGGATTTTTAATACTTGGTCCGATGATCGATATAAAGAATTCAATTATGTTATTTGGTTCTTTTAAGTCCAAGTTTGTCATTAAATTAATCGGTATTATCATCTTGGTATGTTTTATGCTAGCCATGTTGATCAATATACTTCTTTAA
- the gatC gene encoding Asp-tRNA(Asn)/Glu-tRNA(Gln) amidotransferase subunit GatC, whose product MKITKEQVQHVANLARLNLTEEEQVELTTDLENIIAFADKLNELNIEHIKPTAHVIPIENVFRKDEVRPSLEREDLLSNAPDKQEGCFYVPKIVE is encoded by the coding sequence ATGAAGATAACGAAAGAGCAAGTGCAGCATGTTGCCAACTTAGCCAGATTAAACCTTACTGAAGAAGAGCAAGTTGAACTTACAACTGATTTAGAGAATATTATCGCTTTTGCAGATAAATTGAATGAACTCAACATTGAACATATTAAGCCAACTGCTCATGTTATACCAATTGAGAATGTATTTAGAAAAGATGAGGTTAGACCTTCTTTAGAAAGAGAAGATTTACTATCTAACGCCCCTGATAAACAAGAGGGATGTTTCTATGTACCTAAGATCGTGGAATAA
- the gatB gene encoding Asp-tRNA(Asn)/Glu-tRNA(Gln) amidotransferase subunit GatB codes for MFHPDYEIVIGLEVHSELKTESKIFCGCTTEFGGDPNTHCCPICTGMPGVLPVLNEKVVDYAIRAGLATDCKIAEFSKQDRKNYFYPDLPKAYQISQYDLPLCYEGKVEVEVDGEKKVIGLTRIHIEEDAGKLNHERNGSLVDYNRCGVPLIEIVSEPDMRSPQEARAFLEKLRSILLYADVSDCKMNEGSLRCDINLSVRKKGATEFGTRTEMKNLNSFNFAVKAMEYEAKRQIKVIEEGGVIVQETRRWDEAAGKSISMRSKEDAHDYRYFPDPDLMPIVIPRERVEEIRKSLPEMPDSRRIRYEKDFGLSSTDANILVASRKIADFFETATEHSGNPKLAANWIMTEIFRLLTEEEKEEGKIPFGPELLADLIKLIDEGTISSSIAKKVFEEMWNTGKEPAVIVEEKGLKQISDDSTLVTMAKEVIAENEKSVQDYLAGKDKAVGALVGQMMRRTKGQANPGKVNEILRNLLNEMK; via the coding sequence ATGTTTCATCCAGATTATGAGATAGTTATTGGACTGGAAGTCCATTCAGAATTAAAAACGGAATCAAAAATATTCTGTGGTTGTACAACAGAATTTGGTGGTGATCCTAATACACATTGTTGTCCAATCTGTACAGGGATGCCTGGTGTATTACCAGTACTTAATGAAAAAGTAGTGGACTATGCTATTCGTGCAGGTTTAGCTACTGATTGTAAGATAGCAGAGTTTAGTAAGCAAGATAGAAAAAATTATTTTTATCCAGACTTACCTAAAGCTTATCAAATTTCACAATATGATTTACCTCTTTGTTATGAAGGGAAAGTTGAAGTAGAGGTTGATGGTGAGAAGAAAGTAATTGGCTTAACACGTATTCATATCGAAGAAGATGCAGGTAAGCTAAACCATGAACGCAATGGCTCATTAGTTGATTATAACCGTTGTGGTGTTCCTTTAATTGAAATTGTATCTGAACCGGATATGCGATCTCCGCAAGAAGCTAGAGCTTTCTTAGAGAAGTTACGCAGCATTTTACTCTACGCTGATGTATCTGACTGTAAGATGAATGAGGGTTCACTTCGATGTGATATCAACTTATCTGTACGCAAGAAGGGCGCTACAGAATTTGGTACCCGTACGGAAATGAAGAATTTAAACTCCTTTAACTTCGCTGTTAAAGCAATGGAATACGAAGCAAAACGTCAAATCAAGGTTATTGAAGAAGGCGGTGTCATCGTACAAGAAACAAGAAGATGGGATGAGGCTGCTGGTAAATCAATATCCATGAGAAGTAAAGAAGATGCACATGATTATCGTTATTTCCCTGACCCAGATTTAATGCCAATTGTCATTCCAAGGGAACGAGTTGAAGAAATTAGAAAGTCACTCCCTGAAATGCCAGATAGTCGCAGGATACGTTATGAAAAAGATTTTGGTCTGTCTTCAACAGATGCCAACATCCTTGTTGCATCAAGAAAAATTGCAGATTTCTTTGAAACGGCAACAGAGCATTCTGGGAATCCTAAGTTAGCAGCCAATTGGATTATGACTGAGATTTTTAGATTACTGACTGAAGAGGAGAAAGAAGAAGGTAAAATACCATTTGGACCAGAATTGCTAGCTGATCTAATCAAGCTGATTGATGAAGGAACTATCAGTAGCAGTATTGCTAAAAAGGTTTTTGAAGAGATGTGGAATACTGGTAAAGAACCTGCTGTTATTGTTGAGGAAAAAGGATTAAAGCAAATTAGCGACGATAGTACGTTAGTTACAATGGCAAAAGAGGTTATTGCTGAGAACGAAAAATCTGTACAAGACTATCTAGCAGGAAAAGATAAAGCTGTTGGAGCTCTTGTAGGACAAATGATGCGTCGTACAA